A genomic region of Megalobrama amblycephala isolate DHTTF-2021 linkage group LG6, ASM1881202v1, whole genome shotgun sequence contains the following coding sequences:
- the ctdsp1 gene encoding carboxy-terminal domain RNA polymerase II polypeptide A small phosphatase 1 isoform X3 codes for MDHPSASIITQVSRDEETSAPLRDRGTPPHAASSTKKPRSRGIFHSLFCCLCHDETDHVPVNNNAPLLVEENGTISKVPAKPLLPQIKSKDVGKICVVIDLDETLVHSSFKPVNNADFIIPVEIDGTVHQVYVLKRPHVDEFLKRMGELFECVLFTASLAKYADPVSDLLDKWGAFRSRLFRESCVFHRGNYVKDLSRLGRDLNKVIIVDNSPASYIFHPDNAVPVASWFDDMSDTELLDLIPFFERLSKVDNVYTVLKQQRTTS; via the exons GTACCCCTCCACATGCTGCATCCTCAACGAAGAAACCCCGTAGTCGTGGCATTTTCCACAGTCTCTTCTGCTGCCTTTGTCATGACGAAACGGATCACGTGCCTGTCAATAACAATGCCCCGCTGCTGGTGGAAGAGAATGGAACCATCTCAAAA GTCCCAGCCAAGCCACTTCTTCCACAGATAAAGTCTAAAGATGTAGGGAAGATCTGTGTAGTCATTGATCTGGATGAAACACTAGTCCACAGTTCATTCAAG CCGGTAAACAATGCTGACTTCATCATTCCAGTGGAAATTGATGGGACAGTACATCAG GTGTATGTGTTGAAGAGACCTCATGTTGACGAGTTCCTCAAACGGATGGGGGAactgtttgagtgtgtgttatTCACTGCAAGCTTAGCCAAG TATGCCGATCCTGTCTCGGATCTGCTGGACAAGTGGGGAGCTTTCCGAAGCCGTCTTTTCCGGGAATCTTGTGTGTTCCACCGTGGAAATTACGTCAAGGACCTAAGCCGTCTAGGCAGGGATCTCAACAAAGTCATCATTGTGGACAACTCGCCAGCCTCCTACATCTTCCACCCAGACAATGCT GTACCTGTAGCCTCCTGGTTTGATGACATGTCTGACACAGAGCTGCTGGATCTCATCCCTTTCTTCGAAAGACTGAGTAAAGTGGATAATGTCTACACTGTGCTCAAGCAGCAGAGGACTACTAGCTAG
- the ctdsp1 gene encoding uncharacterized protein ctdsp1 isoform X1 gives MSMCTLLLVSQAGCGLNESLQFCEPPLQKQISDCSCRLSRESKPMGECLECFPSSDLCQCFGERMSFVESNITKYLESSSFFKSEHTEVNMPAELCFGHPEVSGQGDPKKENQSLECAGELCTEQETSIGQNSIELNEADGLCIENGQINGEFSDQSGSSGYSSLLDSCSEHSECFETSSSSVDLVEICQNDELCIAFVPSDQSEISEHDAEQLTLSEMSLEDCESFQQDEGQIILTEMRLDDCDSFEQDDAEQLNSSEMSQDLCESFQQDDAEEIASPETSIDDCESFPQDDAEQLTEEDLCDSFPQVGVESSQFYLLDYEMLSECGAEYPEQYSKCENTSSEELQNKVVELDSEDCETSKQSQTNNQNKLDEYHATHFESPELCQDSKESKPSDHCASLEQTQLTGQMDTSDDRVLLNSLDDCTCLSETFDCSRTFDSSTEGYQDCNQLSEHSESSVSFKALEQCTSCGMYFEKSDVLKQCTPSVSTDHSEGPHQSRLAENCPKLSGTHDSVFHNPDVKNKENLPNHSNRVEGRKPSECDAMFSGSMENFEARWLSQFLTDLLRHNKETSSLAAEISESKGEVEIPEVVDSKPEVQALDISRKLCRKCEELEKGKCCNDETRQPFQVDDDDEEEEATFELHSNVDISLDVVTMGPGSSDESSEEEYGDCMDAKSQSSCDESFKSFVDESESFEIFSDQPCEKEKLFAEDESSIQILQPDEYLEEGNQNFDMYTQENLDACEEACEIDSEQQVTGKESSKTYAEVVAVGLPVEPVQIHECAILDEVCETEAHGPDFIEESLTLYSEGKGNDLCIKNREVVEPHVDTQVQLSCVGAVEGYGLEEVVENAFSNISGDSTGSCFVKNTFQEADTSESPEEELLENEVCQNLSEYYSSENKEIIQDLSSVVEIDGNEETHPNFDENEGAHGPCCGEIETTEDEETTLLDFEDLVRCSEESDKGKETPTAAQLLSCAFEDQSNAEIGSLCVSDGQQETHSESKDTSGLLHPPETDGQPEENKQNEKLEELIHQVARSEASEQDTFFKSDQSKTSEQSDYYEDGDVSEDEEYSEDCDCEICVPPIDQVPAKPLLPQIKSKDVGKICVVIDLDETLVHSSFKPVNNADFIIPVEIDGTVHQVYVLKRPHVDEFLKRMGELFECVLFTASLAKYADPVSDLLDKWGAFRSRLFRESCVFHRGNYVKDLSRLGRDLNKVIIVDNSPASYIFHPDNAVPVASWFDDMSDTELLDLIPFFERLSKVDNVYTVLKQQRTTS, from the exons ATGTCAATGTGCACATTGCTGCTGGTGTCTCAGGCAGGCTGTGGGCTCAACGAATCCCTTCAGTTTTGTGAGCCCCCTCTGCAAAAGCAGATCTCTGACTGTTCTTGCAGGCTCTCTAGAGAAAGCAAACCTATGGGAGAATGTCTGGAGTGTTTCCCTTCTTCTGACCTTTGCCAGTGTTTTGGAGAACGGATGTCTTTTGTCGAAAGCAACATTACTAAATACTTGGAATCCTCTTCCTTTTTTAAAAGCGAGCACACCGAAGTAAACATGCCCGCTGAACTGTGCTTTGGCCATCCGGAGGTCTCTGGACAAGGAGATCCTAAAAAGGAAAACCAGTCTTTGGAATGCGCTGGAGAATTGTGCACAGAACAAGAAACATCTATTGGCCAAAACTCCATCGAATTGAATGAAGCTGATGGACTTTGCATTGAAAATGGTCAAATCAATGGTGAATTTTCAGATCAGTCTGGTTCATCTGGGTACAGCTCTTTGTTGGACAGCTGCTCTGAGCACAGTGAGTGTTTTGAAACAAGCAGTTCTTCAGTTGACTTGGTTGAAATATGCCAAAATGATGAACTTTGTATTGCATTTGTGCCAAGTGATCAAAGTGAGATTTCTGAACACGATGCAGAACAGTTAACTTTATCTGAGATGAGCCTAGAAGATTGTGAATCTTTTCAACAAGATGAAGGACAGATCATTTTAACTGAGATGAGATTAGATGATTGTGACTCTTTTGAACAAGATGATGCAGAACAGTTAAACTCATCTGAGATGAGCCAAGATCTTTGTGAGTCTTTTCAACAAGACGATGCAGAAGAAATCGCTTCACCCGAGACGAGTATAGATGATTGTGAGTCTTTTCCGCAAGATGATGCAGAACAGTTAACTGAGGAAGATCTTTGTGATTCTTTTCCTCAAGTTGGTGTTGAGTCCTCACAATTTTATCTCTTAGATTATGAAATGCTTTCTGAGTGTGGTGCAGAATATCCAGAACAGTACAGCAAGTGTGAAAACACCAGTTCTGAAGAACTACAAAACAAAGTAGTTGAACTAGATTCTGAAGACTGTGAGACATCTAAACAATCCCAGACTAACAATCAAAACAAGCTTGATGAATACCATGCCACACATTTTGAATCCCCTGAACTGTGTCAGGACTCTAAAGAAAGTAAGCCATCTGACCACTGTGCGTCCCTTGAGCAAACACAGCTTACTGGGCAAATGGACACCTCTGATGACAGAGTTCTGCTAAACAGTCTAGATGATTGCACTTGTTTGTCGGAGACTTTTGATTGTAGCCGGACCTTTGACTCCTCGACTGAAGGATATCAAGACTGTAACCAACTCTCTGAGCACAGCGAATCCTCTGTATCTTTTAAGGCTTTAGAACAATGCACAAGCTGTGGAATGTACTTCGAAAAATCTGACGTCCTTAAACAATGCACTCCCTCTGTGTCCACTGACCATTCTGAGGGCCCACATCAAAGCAGACTTGCAGAAAATTGCCCAAAGTTGTCAGGAACACACGACTCTGTCTTTCACAACCCTGACGTAAAAAACAAAGAGAATTTGCCTAATCATAGCAACAGAGTTGAGGGTAGGAAACCATCTGAGTGCGATGCCATGTTTTCTGGATCAATGGAAAATTTTGAGGCTCGCTGGCTTTCTCAATTTCTTACTGATCTTTTGAGACATAATAAGGAGACTTCAAGTCTTGCTGCTGAAATTAGTGAGTCAAAGGGAGAGGTAGAAATCCCTGAAGTTGTAGATTCTAAACCTGAAGTTCAAGCTTTGGATATCTCTAGGAAGCTCTGTAGAAAGTGTGAAGAGCTGGAGAAAGGGAAATGTTGTAATGATGAAACTCGTCAACCTTTTCaagttgatgatgatgatgaagaggagGAGGCAACTTTTGAACTCCACTCAAATGTGGACATATCCCTGGATGTTGTGACCATGGGACCAGGTTCTTCAGATGAATCAAGCGAGGAGGAGTACGGTGACTGCATGGATGCTAAAAGTCAAAGTAGCTGtgatgaatcattcaaaagttttgttGATGAGTCTGAATCATTTGAAATATTCTCAGACCAGCCATGtgaaaaggaaaaactttttgCCGAGGATGAGTCCTCAATTCAAATATTACAGCCTGATGAGTACCTTGAAGAAGGTAATCAGAACTTTGACATGTATACGCAGGAAAATTTAGATGCTTGTGAAGAAGCATGTGAGATTGATTCTGAGCAACAAGTGACAGGAAAGGAAAGCAGTAAAACATATGCTGAAGTTGTAGCTGTTGGACTCCCTGTTGAACCAGTTCAAATCCATGAATGTGCTATACTAGATGAGGTGTGTGAAACTGAAGCCCATGGGCCTGATTTTATTGAGGAGAGTCTCACATTGTATTCTGAGGGCAAGGGCAATGATCTTTGCATCAAAAATAGAGAGGTCGTTGAACCCCATGTTGATACACAAGTACAATTATCCTGTGTTGGAGCCGTTGAAGGTTATGGACTGGAAGAAGTGGTTGAAAATGCTTTCAGCAATATATCTGGAGATTCCACAGGGTCCTGTTTTGTAAAGAACACATTTCAAGAAGCTGATACTTCAGAATCACCTGAAGAAGAATTGTTGGAAAATGAGGTCTGTCAGAATTTATCTGAATATTACAGTTCTGAGAACAAGGAAATCATACAGGATCTCAGTTCTGTGGTTGAAATTGATGGAAATGAGGAGACGCACCCTAACTTTGATGAAAATGAAGGGGCTCATGGACCGTGTTGTGGAGAGATTGAAACTACTGAAGATGAAGAAACAACACTTTTAGATTTTGAAGATCTTGTGAGATGTTCTGAGGAAAGTGATAAAGGTAAAGAGACACCAACTGCTGCTCAACTGCTCTCTTGTGCATTTGAGGATCAGTCAAACGCAGAGATTGGCTCTCTTTGTGTATCAGATGGTCAGCAAGAAACCCATAGCGAGTCAAAAGACACCTCTGGGCTCCTTCATCCTCCTGAAACAGATGGTCAGCCTGAGGAGAACAAGCAAAATGAAAAATTAGAGGAACTTATACATCAAGTTGCTAGAAGTGAGGCATCTGAACAGGACACATTTTTTAAGTCTGACCAAAGCAAGACAAGTGAACAGAGTGATTATTATGAGGATGGAGATGTATCTGAAGATGAAGAATACTCCGAGGACTGCGATTGTGAAATCTGTGTTCCGCCCATAGATCAG GTCCCAGCCAAGCCACTTCTTCCACAGATAAAGTCTAAAGATGTAGGGAAGATCTGTGTAGTCATTGATCTGGATGAAACACTAGTCCACAGTTCATTCAAG CCGGTAAACAATGCTGACTTCATCATTCCAGTGGAAATTGATGGGACAGTACATCAG GTGTATGTGTTGAAGAGACCTCATGTTGACGAGTTCCTCAAACGGATGGGGGAactgtttgagtgtgtgttatTCACTGCAAGCTTAGCCAAG TATGCCGATCCTGTCTCGGATCTGCTGGACAAGTGGGGAGCTTTCCGAAGCCGTCTTTTCCGGGAATCTTGTGTGTTCCACCGTGGAAATTACGTCAAGGACCTAAGCCGTCTAGGCAGGGATCTCAACAAAGTCATCATTGTGGACAACTCGCCAGCCTCCTACATCTTCCACCCAGACAATGCT GTACCTGTAGCCTCCTGGTTTGATGACATGTCTGACACAGAGCTGCTGGATCTCATCCCTTTCTTCGAAAGACTGAGTAAAGTGGATAATGTCTACACTGTGCTCAAGCAGCAGAGGACTACTAGCTAG